The sequence ACATGCTTCCCCAAGTCAGCCAGCGCAGCTCTGCCGCCGTCAAGCGAAAGGAGAATTGAGTCTCAGGATTCTGAATCCTGCGTCAAGAAACACCGCTAGGCCTCTTGTGCCTCCACTTATTGTGCTGAAAACAGCAGCGTTAATGAATATACACTTGGGCTGGTGGGGGAAAGGAATCGCGCGAAACAGAGACCTTAGCAATCTCGTGACTCGAAAACGATCGAGGCTGAAAACgaagcgcgcggcctcctccaaggcgctgtgtgtgcgtgatccccgtctctcccctctcttctcgcgttGAACAGAGGCTGAGAATGTCTCTGTATTTCCATCGAATTATTTCATTTTCAGGCAACTCGACTCAAAGTTCAACCGCTTGTGCTCGGAGTGTGAACTGCGTGCACAGAGCAGCTCTATTGCGTCTGTGTCTCCACATGCATTCGATGGAAAGCCTCAACTCGAATATTCGCTTTTTCGGCCTTTAGACAGTTAACTCTGGGGAGTCTAGACTGAAAACTATTGGCCCTTCGCGAGTGACCGGCGACGAGTTCATCGCAAAAAGCCTACAGACGCGCTCGCCACGActtgcggcgcggctgcatatctgtctgtctgccaTGCCCTGCTCCATGTCAGTATGTAGAGTTGCGTCAATGTCAACCTGTCAGCGTGTGTATTTCCatgaaggcgagcgcgggatTCTAATTCATTCTCTATTCACCCATCAGTCCACGCGTGCCCAGTCCCGTAATTtgtcgcggcggcaggcaaGCATCGAGAGCCCCCGTCTCAtagcatatacatatatatacatgtgtatatcATACTTTTTTCAActtaaatatatatatattatatcgttccatatatatatcgtaTCGTTccatacagatatatatatatatatatatatatatcatatCATtccgtatatatatatagtcgttccatacatatatatatatatatatatccatatgtgtgtatatgtcAGCCACCAACCGTGCGCATCTAGAgaagctgcgtctgcaggcgttGAACAAATAAAGAGACACGCCCCTGACTCTGCAGAGATGACAAGTCGTCGTGCGAGCCTAGCTTGTTGCTACTCCGAAACCGCGAATGTTTGCATGCGTTCGAAAGATCACTCGGGTGGCGGGAAGCCGCGACCTCATGCCAgttgcgcagctgcgctgtTAAGCTTTTTCCGCACATCGTTGGCATCTGTTTCAGACACTCTCTATAAGACACAAGGCGcactcgcgcctctcgcatGCAAACCCCTCTGAAAAAAAATCGCACGTACATGAACAGAATATaaaaatacatacatagatatacagCTATAAAGACACAGATATAGCTGTATATATGCACAACTACATGGCTACAAGCGCCTCGAGCAAGAAAAATCTACAAAAacagaaagaagaggcacGTGCTTGACACCAGGGAGAGGGACGAAAGGAGACGGCCTGCGACAAGGCGCGAAGGTGAAGAGCAAActgaaaagagagaagacgggGAGAGGGACAAGACAGGAGGAAAGCGGTGTACCCAAAAAACCCGAAACTCACAAGTCGAGAAAACCAATTTCTTTTGAGCAGTCAACCGTTTCGAGCTGGGGCTAGCGGCCCATCGCCCTCTCGCCTGTGTCGCTCTAAGCAGGAGGgatggagagagaagaagcagacgaagaggaagtcggcagcgaggaagaaagagaggacgcgagagccccgggaagcggagaaggcgacgcgtcaAGAAAAAGATCGAGATTGTGACCCACGAGGCTGTCGCCGTTCTTGCGAAAGGCCGCACAGAAGCTCTCCAAGTCGAGCTCCCGGTACTGCAAAGAGAACAAAAAAAGCAGCTTGAGAGAGAGAATTGAACAACTTCTCTTTCCTCTGGCTGCACACGCGTCGACTCCGCGCAAGCGAGTCCATCACACATCCGACAGGGAGCGAATCGGGGTGAGCCCAGTGCGGTTTCATGGAGAAGAcctttcgccttcttccttcaagcgcctcttctcctctccacaCTCGAATGCAAGCGACTGCGATCGATTGTTTTTGCGATATCTCTTCTCACTACCTTCCACCGCAGGCCTCCACCCCCTCCTGCCCTCGGCGTCCCCGAGAAGCATGCGTCGACATTTTTTTGCATTTTGGATCTTACATCCATCGGAGTCTTGCCGTTCGCGAACGCATTAGCGGACGCGCCGGGCGCACCTCTcggccgcgcgagtcgctcTCTGCTGGTGGGCGCTTCCTTTGATTTTTCTTctgtggcgcggcggcaaaaGTAGAGAAGTTTTGCGTCGTCAATCACGCGCTCAGCCGCCAATTGTACCGCGACGGAAACCAACCGGGCGCTGAAATATGAGAAAAACACGTCAGGCATGCGTACACGCCACACAAACACAAACTAGGTGACACAGCGAAGGaaacgcagcagagacagatcGGAAGCAACGAGATAAACGCGCAGATCGAAAGGGAAACGAAGATGCAGCGTGATCTCCTCAAGCCAAAGAGACTGTGCACAGACACCCCTGCACTGTGCACACAGACCGCCACAAGCATACCTCTTCATCTTGTTCATTGTCTatctcttcatcttcttcccCGTTTCCTCCTCCCCTTTCTCCTACAACTTCGTTATGTCAAGAGAAGCGCGGATCGGACTATTCGGCAATCTGACTCCGCTGTCTCGTGAACCACGGGGCATGGGTCGACGCACAGAGGCATAACCGGAGAGGCAGGGCGAGACGCGTATCGATGCAGAGCCGGCAACAACACGAACACACCTACGTACGCCCCTCAATCTGCGCGTGCCTGGGAAAGAGGACTGGCGCGTGTGAGGAGCCCAGAGGGTATTTTCAGTTTTTTTTTGACATACACAGTTCGATCGGTCGCGGCGCATCCGACGGCATGCAGCCAGTAGCGGGTCACTTCATCGAGAATCGCcggctccttctcctcgaggCTGCTGAGCACTTTCTGGTCGCGCTCGGTGAGGAGCTCCTCAGAGCCCAGAACGCCGCGCCATCGCTTCGGCGGCcggtcgctctcctcttcgcgcacGAAGACTTTGTTTTCTTTGTCTCCCGCCTCAGCCTCTTGTCCCGCCACTGAACTCTGCTCGCcggcctcagccgcggcttcgccctcAACGAGCCCGGCGGAAAGGaacggcgcgagcggagggctACCTGTCGGCTctgaggagaaggacgaggagggagaagaagaaaaggactCGACGCTGTCCAGCGTCCCGCGCTCCATcccagcagcagagacgaaaGAGCGAGCTGCAGGG is a genomic window of Besnoitia besnoiti strain Bb-Ger1 chromosome IV, whole genome shotgun sequence containing:
- a CDS encoding hypothetical protein (encoded by transcript BESB_055900) is translated as MERGTLDSVESFSSSPSSSFSSEPTGSPPLAPFLSAGLVEGEAAAEAGEQSSVAGQEAEAGDKENKVFVREEESDRPPKRWRGVLGSEELLTERDQKVLSSLEEKEPAILDEVTRYWLHAVGCAATDRTVARLVSVAVQLAAERVIDDAKLLYFCRRATEEKSKEAPTSRERLARPRGAPGASANAFANGKTPMDYRELDLESFCAAFRKNGDSLVGHNLDLFLDASPSPLPGALASSLSSSLPTSSSSASSLSIPPA